A genomic stretch from Anomalospiza imberbis isolate Cuckoo-Finch-1a 21T00152 chromosome 9, ASM3175350v1, whole genome shotgun sequence includes:
- the UQCRH gene encoding cytochrome b-c1 complex subunit 6, mitochondrial, whose product MGQRGEPEEEEEELVDPLTTLREQCEQIEKCVKARERLELCSERVSSRPETEEQCTEELFDFLHARDHCVAHKLFSKLK is encoded by the exons ATGGGGCAGCGCGGGGAGCCCGAG gaggaagaggaagagctCGTG GACCCCCTGACCACGCTGCGGGAGCAGTGCGAGCAGATAGAGAAATGCGTGAAGGCCAGGGAGCGGCTGGAGCTGTGTAGCGAGCGGGTGTCCTCCCGCCCCGAGACAGAGGAGCAGTGCACAGAGGAGCTCTTCGACTTCCTGCACGCCAGGGACCACTGT GTTGCTCACAAGCTTTTCAGTAAGCTTAAGTGA